A single genomic interval of Helianthus annuus cultivar XRQ/B chromosome 13, HanXRQr2.0-SUNRISE, whole genome shotgun sequence harbors:
- the LOC110902046 gene encoding pentatricopeptide repeat-containing protein At1g63330, whose product MTRRANSHLHRAFIELKGIFITNSLTTTPPSSPKLGLQSTLLASLLHSTSFSNIGDRPQSRYQKVTSLDDAFNLFDEMIQRKPLPSVIKFNQLLNSVAKMKHFSSCLHLFKQMCAVGVPVNEYSMSIAIKCCCQMSRTNDGFALLASCFRRAVVLNVFVFSTLLDGLVLEDRIIEAERLFKKLIKQKLCEPDVVMYSTMIKGLCKFGNNDIAIALLRLMDERGCKPNVVVYSTIIDSLCKDKMIDDAFKLFNEMVFHKGILPNVITYTSLIYGLCILCRWDEVSKLLKEMEEDLRISPNFQTFSILVDAFCKEGRVDEAEAVIDIMVERGEVPNIVTYNSLVDGYCLRGEMTKARTLFDSLTSKGLVPDVVTYSSLLNGYCKNFKIEEALKMFHEITIKGLKPNIVTYNAMLQGLFRVGRCGEARKLFDEMRSQGLIPNECTYRIILDGLCNNRQVEDVLSLFHLVGDSKLNSDIQVYTILIDGMSKCGKLNIARDLFQDLTLKGLKPNVRTYNVMISGLCREGMLKEAKHLFLTMDESGCPSDNVTYRVLLQGYLKKKHYDDVEMLLEEMDGRSYSLDATSLSFLIDDIAAGSVDRSMLQLIGRLVPKELISTPALLTALEQH is encoded by the coding sequence ATGACTCGTCGTGCGAATTCTCATCTTCATCGTGCTTTCATCGAACTCAAAGGTATTTTCATCACCAATTCTTTAACAACAACCCCTCCTTCATCTCCCAAATTAGGTTTACAATCCACTCTTTTAGCTTCTCTTCTTCACTCCACTTCCTTTTCAAATATTGGGGATCGTCCCCAATCTAGGTATCAAAAGGTTACCAGCTTGGATGATGCCTTTAACCTGTTCGATGAAATGATCCAGAGAAAACCCCTCCCATCTGTTATCAAGTTTAATCAGTTGTTAAATTCTGTTGCAAAAATGAAACATTTTTCTTCTTGTCTCCATCTTTTCAAACAAATGTGTGCCGTTGGAGTGCCTGTTAACGAGTACTCTATGAGCATTGCAATCAAGTGTTGTTGTCAGATGTCTCGCACCAATGACGGTTTTGCCCTCCTAGCTTCTTGCTTCAGGCGTGCTGTTGTACTAAATGTGTTCGTATTTAGTACACTCTTAGATGGACTGGTGCTAGAAGATAGAATTATTGAGGCTGAGAGACTCTTCAAGAAGCTCATCAAACAGAAACTATGTGAACCTGATGTAGTTATGTATTCCACTATGATCAAAGGGCTTTGCAAGTTTGGCAATAATGATATTGCCATTGCTTTGCTTAGGCTCATGGATGAAAGAGGCTGTAAGCCTAATGTTGTTGTATATAGTACTATCATTGATAGTCTCTGCAAGGACAAAATGATAGATGATGCTTTCAAGCTTTTCAATGAAATGGTATTTCACAAAGGCATTCTACCAAATGTCATCACATACACCTCTCTGATTTATGGCCTTTGTATCTTGTGTCGTTGGGACGAGGTCTCTAAGCTGCTAAAAGAAATGGAGGAAGATCTAAGGATCTCTCCTAATTTTCAAACCTTTAGCATATTAGTTGATGCATTTTGCAAGGAAGGTAGGGTGGATGAAGCGGAGGCTGTTATAGACATCATGGTTGAGAGAGGTGAGGTTCCTAACATAGTGACATACAATTCACTTGTAGATGGTTACTGTCTGCGAGGTGAGATGACCAAGGCAAGGACACTTTTTGATTCACTTACTTCTAAAGGTCTCGTCCCTGATGTTGTTACTTATAGCAGTTTATTGAATGGGTATTGCAAGAATTTTAAAATAGAGGAGGCCCTGAAGATGTTCCATGAAATAACAATAAAAGGTTTGAAGCCAAATATAGTCACTTACAATGCCATGTTACAGGGATTGTTTCGGGTTGGGCGTTGTGGAGAGGCACGCAAACTCTTTGATGAGATGCGATCACAAGGCCTAATTCCAAATGAATGCACCTATAGAATAATATTAGACGGTCTTTGCAACAACCGTCAAGTTGAAGATGTGCTCTCTTTGTTTCATTTGGTGGGTGATAGCAAGCTAAACTCTGACATTCAAGTGTACACTATTCTTATTGATGGTATGAGCAAATGTGGGAAGCTTAATATTGCAAGGGATCTTTTCCAAGACCTAACTCTAAAAGGTTTGAAACCTAATGTTCGGACATATAATGTGATGATTAGTGGCCTATGTAGGGAAGGTATGCTGAAGGAAGCAAAGCACTTGTTTCTTACAATGGATGAGAGTGGCTGCCCGTCAGATAATGTTACTTACCGTGTTCTTCTGCAAGGATATCTTAAGAAGAAGCATTACGATGATGTAGAGATGCTTTTAGAGGAAATGGATGGAAGAAGTTACTCACTTGATGCAACATCTTTATCGTTTTTGATTGATGACATCGCAGCTGGTTCAGTAGACAGAAGCATGCTTCAGCTGATTGGTAGGCTTGTGCCAAAAGAATTGATCAGCACTCCCGCCCTGTTAACAGCCTTGGAGCAACACTGA
- the LOC110902089 gene encoding pentatricopeptide repeat-containing protein At1g62670, mitochondrial encodes MDDVIFLLTESEIGLACLLHFLPNQIQSRLPEQTVCLVKARESACLGMMTRSSSRLHSFIKLKCNLITNSVTTPLSSSPFAPHSTSLASLLHSTSFSNDGDRSLSKLDDAFNLFDEMIQRKPLPSVIKFNQLLNAVTKMKHFSCSLDLFKQMCAIGVPVDKYSMSIAIKCCCQMYRTNDGFALLASCFRRAVVPNVFIFSTLLDGLVIENRIAEAENFFKKLIKQRLCEPNVVMYSTMIKGLCKFGNNDIAIGLLRLMDERGCEPNVVVYNTIIDSLCKDKMMDDAFNLFKKMVFHKGILPDVITYTSLIHGLCNLGRWDEVSKLLKEMEEDVRISPDIQTFSILVDAFCKEGRVDEAEAVIDIMVERGEVPNIVTYSSLVDGYCLRGEMTKARTLFDSLTSKGLVPNVVTYNSLLNGYCKSLKVEEAMHMFHDITRKGLKPDIVTYNTMLQGLFRVGRCGEARKLFDEMRAAGQIPDEYTYGVILDGLCNNHQVEEALSLLHLVGESKLNYNIVVYNILIEGASKCGKLETAKTLFHDLTLKGLQSDVRTFNIMISGLCREGQLKEAKLLFLKMDESGCPPDSVTDRDPVLINRNIDWN; translated from the coding sequence atggaTGATGTTATCTTCTTGTTAACTGAGAGTGAAATAGGGCTGGCTTGCCTTCTACATTTCTTACCAAACCAAATTCAAAGCAGACTACCAGAGCAGACTGTGTGTTTGGTTAAAGCCAGAGAGAGTGCGTGTTTGGGGATGATGACTCGCTCCTCTTCACGTCTTCACTCTTTCATCAAACTCAAATGTAATCTCATCACCAACTCTGTAACAACCCCTCTTTCATCTTCCCCATTCGCTCCTCACTCCACTTCTTTAGCTTCTCTTCTTCACTCCACTTCCTTTTCAAATGATGGGGATCGTTCTCTGTCTAAATTGGATGATGCCTTTAACCTGTTCGATGAAATGATCCAGAGAAAACCCCTCCCATCTGTTATCAAGTTTAATCAGCTGTTGAATGCTGTTACCAAAATGAAACATTTTTCTTGCTCTCTTGACCTTTTCAAACAGATGTGTGCCATTGGAGTTCCTGTTGACAAATACTCTATGAGTATTGCCATCAAGTGTTGTTGTCAGATGTATCGCACCAATGACGGTTTTGCACTCTTAGCTTCTTGCTTCAGGCGAGCTGTGGTCCCAAATGTATTCATATTTAGTACACTCTTAGATGGACTCGTCATAGAAAATAGGATTGCTGAGGCAGAGAATTTTTTTAAGAAGTTAATCAAGCAGAGACTCTGTGAACCGAATGTAGTTATGTATTCCACTATGATCAAAGGGCTTTGCAAATTTGGCAATAATGATATTGCCATTGGTTTGCTTAGGCTCATGGATGAAAGAGGCTGTGAGCCTAATGTTGTTGTATATAATACCATCATTGATAGTCTTTGTAAGGACAAAATGATGGATGATGCTTTCAACCTTTTCAAAAAAATGGTATTTCACAAAGGCATTCTACCAGATGTCATTACATACACCTCTTTGATCCATGGCCTTTGTAACTTAGGTCGTTGGGACGAGGTCTCTAAGCTGCTAAAAGAAATGGAGGAGGATGTAAGGATCTCTCCTGATATTCAAACCTTTAGCATATTAGTTGATGCGTTTTGCAAAGAAGGTAGGGTGGATGAAGCGGAGGCTGTTATAGACATCATGGTTGAGAGAGGTGAGGTTCCTAACATAGTGACATACAGTTCACTTGTAGACGGTTACTGTCTGCGAGGTGAGATGACCAAGGCAAGGACGCTTTTTGATTCACTTACTTCTAAAGGTCTAGTCCCTAATGTTGTTACTTACAACAGTTTATTGAACGGGTATTGCAAGAGTTTGAAAGTAGAAGAGGCCATGCATATGTTCCATGATATAACAAGAAAAGGTTTGAAACCTGATATAGTCACTTACAACACCATGTTACAGGGATTGTTTAGGGTTGGGCGTTGTGGGGAGGCACGCAAACTCTTTGATGAGATGCGAGCAGCAGGCCAAATTCCAGATGAATACACATATGGAGTAATTTTAGATGGCCTTTGCAACAACCATCAAGTAGAAGAGGCACTCTCTTTGCTTCATTTGGTGGGTGAGAGCAAGCTAAATTATAATATCGTGGTGTACAATATTCTTATTGAAGGTGCAAGCAAATGTGGGAAGCTTGAAACTGCGAAGACTCTTTTCCATGACCTAACTTTAAAAGGTTTGCAGTCTGACGTGCGAACATTTAACATAATGATCAGTGGCCTCTGTAGAGAAGGTCAGCTAAAGGAAGCAAAGCTCTTGTTTCTTAAAATGGATGAGAGTGGCTGCCCACCAGATAGTGTTACTGATAGAGATCCGGTTCTGATTAATAGGAATATAGATTGGAATTGA